The nucleotide sequence gcagggtacagcctccttcccagctactttcacaggctggtattgagtgtttgtggcttttccaggtgaatggtgaaagctgttggtggatctaccattctggggtctggaggaccgtggccctcttctcacagcttcactaggcagtgccccagtagggactctgtgtggggactccaacaccacttttcccttctgcactaccctagcagaggttctccatgagtatcccatccctgcagcaaatttctgcctgggcatccaggtgtttccatacatcttctgaaatctaggcggaggtttcCAACctccaattcttgacttctgtacacttgcaggctcaacaccatgtggaagctgccagggCTTGGGGCTTACCCTCTCTGAAGCCACGACCTGAGCTCTTCATTGGCCCTTTTTAGCCAcatctggagcagctgggacacagggcaccaagtccctaggctgcaccaAGCAGGGGGTCCCTGGGCCTGTGAAACCATCTTCTCCTAGGCCTCCAGCCTGTGAGGGGAGGAACTGcaatgaagacctctgacatgccttggagacaatttccccattgtcttaggaATTAACTTTCGCTCCTggttgcttatgcaaatttctgtagcaggcttgaatttctcctcagaaaatgggcttttctttcctatcacattgtcaggttgcaaattttccagacttttatgctctgcttccctgataaaactgaatgcctttaatagcacccaagttACCTattgaatactttgctgcttagaaatttcttctgccaaataccctaaatcatctttctcaagttcaaagttccaaaaatctctagggcaggggcaaattgccaccagtctctttgctaaaacatgacaagagtcacctttgctccagctcCCAACGACTTTttgtctccatctgagaccacctcggCCTgaaccttattgtccatatcgctaCCAACATTTTGggtaaagccattcaacaagtctgtaggaagttccaaactttcccacattttcctgtcttcttctgaaccctccaaactgttccaccctctgcctgttacccagttccaaagtggcTTCCACAGTTTCAGGGATCTTTTCAGCAACCCCCCACTCTACTggcaccaatttactgtattagtccattttcctgctgctgataaagacatacctgagactgtgaagaaaaagagttttaattggacttacagttccacatggctggggaggcctcagaatcatggtaggaggcgaaaggcacttctcacttggtggcagcaagagaaaacgaggaagaagcaaaagtggaaacccctgataaacccgtcagatctcatgagacctattCACTATTGCGAGAATAGCTGGGAAAGActggcctccatgattcaattaccttccactgggtcgtTCCCACAACACgcaggaattctgggagatacaattcaagttgagatttgggtggggacacagctaaaccatatcagaagcTTAGCCACGTGGTGACAGATCCGAACTTAAGATGGCCAGGAAGCAATTCCTTGTGATCTGGGATGGTTTTCACATTGCCTCCTCGCATTGTAAATTAGATAAGatttttatgccaataaatcTAGGGAATAGCGGTATATCTGTTTAGGTGAATTTTTTGGAAATCCTTACAGTATGGAGTGAGATGAAGTTACAAATTAGCTTCTGGAGTTACAATAAAAAAGCTGAATAGCTTCTACATTTCTATTGTATGATTTAAACATTTCTGAATTTGTTGTGAATTTCAAAATGCCACCCACATTTACAATAACATCTAAATTCCAATTTCAGAgcaaaatacaattatttctAGATTAGTTGTAcattaaaacttgttttttctttacttattaatttaacaaaaacaaatgacataATATCTATAAAACCCTTATAATGAGGTCTAGAAATTtgtattctattattattattgttaataatcAAGACTTAATGTAGCCTGAGTTCTTTCTACTGTACTACATACAAGACGACATGAGAGGATAAAAAAAGGTCTGGACCAAGTCATTAGAATATATTTGGAGAAAGGATCTCAGCAGTATATAGTAATAGATTGAAAATGTGATAAGACATGTCTTCAAGACTTCTGATTGGTTATGTAAATTACAATAATGGGTCTCATATAATTAAGTCTTTAGGGCATTATTCTTGAAATTTCTAAAAGTTTTGAATATCTTTTGCCTGAAGCAATTTAAAGTTATGACTTAGAAATTTGCAGAAGCCCCGGAGagcaagaaatatttaaattgccTCCCTGGGCCCAAGGAAGATTCTTCAGAGAAGTTACTGGGTCTTCTCAATGGGACAATGTTTCCACCTGGGCTTCAAGGGCAAATGAAATGTGCCATATTCACAAAATGAACTGCCCAGTATTTTCTTCTCCTCTTACTTTTGAACTAGCAGAACCAAATTACTCTCCCTTTGTAAATGTATCTGATGTAATGTATGCAGTTTTGAAACAATTTAGAAATAATACTTTGTTATCAATGTTTTACAGATAATATACCCTGTGTCATTATGGCTTCCAAACCGTAATCCGTTCTTCAGAAATTCATCAGCTTCACAGAAAATTTTGTTGAACAGCCTAAAAATAGAAGATCAAGGCAAAACAATCTGCTGTGCATTGCAACCTAGGAAGTGAGCTGACCTTCCATTTAGAGGTAATTGCTGAAGCCATACTACTAACACAAATCtaagggggtggggtggggggtggttagCCTTATGAAATGAATTGAAATAAGCCATGTCttttgaaaatgtgatatttcttATTAGAGAAAGTGTACAGGAAGTCTAAAAAATCCATGAGGATCGTCTCAGATATAgttagaaaattgaaaaaaagaaaaaatattaccaAAAGACTACTTGCATATCCAAAGTAATCTGAGCATTCAAAACAGATGATGTTTAGGTGTATAGTTGTTTTCATGAACAGTCCTATTGCGGAATAGGTTTATAATTTCTAACTGGGAATAATGATTCATTGATCAAAATATAGTTTTGTGGTCCTTACTTTATTACAAGCACACAGATATGTATCTAACAGTATCATCTCTCTTCTGCTGCTCAATAGGCTGCCAATCTGTACTCTTGATCCAGAATGCAAAGAAGTCTGTTACCACCAAAGTTCTGATTCTGTGGCCATTTAAATCACAGCACCAATTCAGTTTGATTTTATTCAGTTTAGCAAATGTTCGTCCAATACTAACCATAAGTGGACAGTGTTCTAGCATAGTCCTTGTCCCAGAACCTCTAACTAGGCATACTACTTGAAACACAAATACTTTATTACTTGTTCTTGAATATATCTTTGAATTtgtgaaaaatgcaaatgaagagGAGCAATGAGTCTTTAGTTAATAGGAAGAATTTTGACTTGCTTGCCTGAGTATTTTGGAGaagtttgaatatttttaatttttttgttgctgGTAATGCATTTGTATGGTGACTTTAGATGTAACATTTGTGAGATACACACAGACATTTAGATTTTAGATGAATGAATTGAAATAGCCTCTATTTAAAAATGTCACCCTATATGCTCCTTGTTTTAAACTGCAATGGACTTTTGTTATAATGGTGTAACACTGTTCACTGCAAAGTGAGTAGGCTTTGGTAAAATGCGCATCCATCTCATATCATGgatgtgataaaaaaaaaaataggttgagTTAGATGAAAGGAGACTTGATACCTGAGAAAGTGTGATTGATGAAATTCCGAAGATACTTGTGCAGCAGTTGATACTGGTGACAGAgatataaaagaatatttgagAGAAGAACAAGTCAgtagaagataaaaagaaacaaaaaatagtgCTTACTACATGCTATGTACTTTACATGCATTGCCTATTTATTCTCCCGAGAACCCCATTATAAGCCTATTAAGACCACCATGTTATAGATGAAGATAGTGAGATTCAGAGAATTTATAAATTGCCCATGGTCACAGCTAGTAACTCACCAAGATAGGACTTAAGCACTTGTCCTCTCTATTAGACAGAGTGGACTTGACACAATAATAGCTGCATTGTGGCAGTGGTTAGAAGAACGTTTCTTACCATGAAATTGCTTCTCAGTCACAATTTAACGGGGAATTGGAATTGAGGTGGCTTTATTCATAACATagcatttaaaaagtgaatctAGGATTTAGATAAAAAAGGATGTATTTCTAGGGTATGAAAGAATCTCAAAGTGTAAAAAGTGGAGTTGATGGAAATAAGGGGCAAAATAGGCTGAAAGGAGAAATACCCTTATAATGGCCAAAGGCAGATCTGGTTAGTTAGATAATGGTTGAAATAGGTTCAAAGAACTCAATTTAGATCTTAAACTTGTGCCAAGCTttgtgaataaagaaaaatggccTATGTGTTAAGTGCCTGGTTTGTTTTCAGAAGTTACTTTTGTTTTGTGAACTAAGTGGAGCATTTTCATCAATGGACAATGACACTACTGGAAATTTGTTTGTGTAGAGGGGTGGTGGGGTTGGGAGAAATGACTGTTCCCGAGGAAAAATTAAGAGATAGCTTGAGACTTTCTGAGGCAAGGTTAAGCAAAATCCACCATTCCCAATTCCCAGGGAATGGCTATTTTCCAGTGGATTTTTTCCTGCAGTATTACCCAAAGTGAGATGTGCTGTCAGAACATGTCTCTTTAGTCATAGGCTTTCTTTGCATCATGTTCAATGGGACTTAGGCAGCAACCAATTAAAATGGCAACTAAAAGGTGTTTCCAttagagaatgagaagacaaaccAGCTACTGGGAGACAATATATGCAAGTCACATGATAAATAATtcctatccaaaatatataaagaactctcaaaactcaacaagaaaaaataaacctcaattaaaaataagcagtAGAACCAgcagggtggtgcatgcctgtagttctgtGTTCTGGTTAAGTTGGTGGTTTTATgaatctatagtcccagctactctggatggCTTGAGGCCACGTGTTTGAGGACGACCTGGGAGAAACAGCGAGACCCCATTTTGTTAACAAAAAAAGGGGACAAAAGATATGAATGGATACATTactaaagaatggaaaaaaatatagaaagaggTTCAACATCATTCgtcatcaaagaaatgtaaaataaaatcataattaaatatgaatatgtatctattagaatgaatgaataattactGACAATATTAAATGATGATATGGAAAGCAAGGGACACTCTCATACGTTGTTGGTTGAAATGCAAAactggtacagccactctggaaaactgtttggcagcTTCTTATACATTTAAGCATGCTTATTATCTCATTCCTGgatatttattctaaaaaaaaaaaaagcttttggtCATACaaaaattgaggcagaaatatTTATAGTAGCTCTTTTCATAATTGccagaaactggaaacaatccaaatgtccttcaaaaGGTGAACAGATAGGCAAAATACAGTAATCTACTCAATAGAATACTATTTAGCAGTAACAATTTGAATGGATCTCAGAGGctttaagtgaaagaaacccaACTCCCGTGGCAGTGGCtcatatgattctatttatatgacattctggtaAAGGTAAAACTAGAGGGATAGAAaatatcagtggttgccaggatgTATAGGTAGGTGGAAGAGGTGACTAAGAAAAGAATATCACAAAGAAGTGTTTTGGGGTAACAGAAGAGTTCTGTGTTCTGGTTATGGCCGTGGTTATATGAAtctatacatgttttaaaattcatagaacCACACACTAAAAGATAAAAAGTCAATTTATGGTATGACATCTAACtgtatgataattttaaaaaacaacaaaaagattccACCCCTAACCAAAGAAAAAGGTGTTTGCACTTTAACACTAAAATTTTGGATTATTGGGCTTTATGTGAATTGGTCGTGTTCTCTGGATAATCAGGAACACAGTAATCACTGGTTGGGTTCATTTCTGATGATTCTACCTCCAGATTGACACACTTCTTTCAGTGTTGGAATACACATGGGTTATTTTTGAGTTCTCCTGACCTGGGAGTGAGGTTTTAAAGTAAATTACCAAATCTCTTATGCAATATACTctgtattgcttttataattcACTTAAAAACTTCAGGCAAGTATGGGTCACAAGCAGGTAATCTTGGAGTCTATAGGCTGTGCTGCACATTAGTTATATGATTTTAGGCTGAACTCTCTCTCACTTAAGGTTTTCTTATCTTTCAAACGATAATGTGGAGTTTAAAGGAAGCAACATGTGAAAAAAAACATCACAAAGTTCCTGGCCAAGAATAAGTGATCAATATCACAAGCTTTCCCCTCTTATTTCTCTACCTGCattgttcattcttttcattccctttccctatattccttcctcctcttccctattttctctctttcttcaatACTTTTATTGCATTCatggcaaatttttatatttgtatattggtATACTTGCATTTACcatgtaaataaattatattaaattttttttttgacttcttaCAGGTAAAAGAGAGACATTTAAATGGAATGGGAAAACCAAACCATTCTGGTGGAATTTTTTCTGAAGGGACTTTCTGGTTACCCAAGGCTTGAGTTACTCTTTTTTGTGCTAATATTCTTAATGTATGTGGTCATCCTTCTAGGCAATGGTACTCTCATTTTAATCAGCATCTTGGATCCTCACCTTCACACCCCTATGTACTTCTTTCTGGGGAACCTCTCCTTCTTGGACATCTGCTACACCACCACCTCTATTCCCTCCACCTTGGTGAGCTTGCTTTCAGAAAGAAAGACCATTTCCCTTTCTGGCTGTGCAGTGCAGATGTTCCTTGGCTTGTCCATGGGGACAACAGAATGTGTGCTCCTGGGCATGATGGCCTTTGACCGCTATGTGGCTATCTGCAACCCTCTGAGATATCCCATCATCATGTGCAAGGATGCCTATGTACCCATGGCTGTTGGGTCCTGGTTTGCAGGGATTGTCAACTCTGCAGTACAAACTACATTTGTAGTACAATTGCCTTTCTGCAGGAATAATGTCATCAATCATTTCTCCTGTGAAATTCTAGCTGTCATGAAGATGGCCTGTGCTGACATCTCAGGCAATGAGTTCATCATGCTTGTGGCCACAATATTGTTCACATTGATGCCACTGCTCTTGATTATTATCTCTTACTCATTAATCATTTCCAGCATCCTCAAGATTCACTCCTCTGAGGGGAGAAGCAAAGCTTTCTCTACCTGCTCAGCCCATCTGACTGTGGTCATAATATTCTATGGGACCATCCTCTCCATGTACATGAAGCCCAAGTCTAAGGAGACATTTAATTCAGACTACTTGGAAGCTACCGACAAAATTATATCCATGTTCTATGGGGTGATGACTCCCATGATGAATCCTTTAATCTACAGTCTTAGAAACAAAGATGTGAAGGAGGCAGTGAAACATCTACTGAACAGAAGGTTCTTTAGCAAGTGAGTGTAAAATATACTGGAATATGAACACACTCGATATTGTTGAAACTTCAGAATTATGTTAGAATTTTGGATACTTTTACtgtttttctgcattttcatATGTTAcgttaaaataatgagatacagCATTTCAAAGTTATTGCATATCCACTCTAGAGAATTTGCAACATACAGGGTAGtaggataaagaagaaagagaggttaCCTATTACTCTAATAGTAGGAAATGGCCACTTTTCAACATTTTGAACAGTATCTTtcatattatgttttatttttctgcattggAATTGGTTGCGATGTGCCTTTTTATGTTCACTTTTTTACATAACGTTATTTCATAGGCAACATTTCATTGaatctttcaaaataaataaagccatctgttgtagaaaaagcaaaacagaaaatgcCCAACATACTGCACTCACACTTTCCAGTGGCACGCCTTGTGTTATAATTTCACATTAATCTTCAGATCCTGTTGAGtcataaaatactattttcttgttctgtatttaatttttttttgtgaagcTGAGTATTTGGGACTATCAAGGCAGAGTAGATAAATAGAGTTTAAAAGTAAGGCCTGCTGCAATCAATCAGGATATCCTGCTTTATGGTCTTTCTTTGCTTTAACTTATAAGTTGGCTTTTGTATAAAGAacattttgcaaaattaaaaatgggTTTGAAAATCAGTCTACTGGTCCAGATAATAACGTGGACTAGTTTTGGGTTGAATGGAGTGTCCTATCAATGCCCATTTAGAAGATGCCAGATTTCTTTGCTATCCCAAGGAAATTCCAACATTTTTCCAAGTCTTAGAAGAATGtccaagtttttaatttttagtatgaATACTATTCATGTCTTGTCTCTGTTACTAACCAGGTTGATTTGAGGAAGAAGAGGATTTGGGAATGTCAGACACTATCttgcttttccttgttttttatgTCAATTTTTTACTCTATgtgaagaacattttaaatttacagcCCAAGTTGAATGACAGAGTGTGCTCAGGAGTGAACCACATTCTAAGAAATCAGTTTGGCTGAATCAATTTTTATTAATGGACCAGCGAATGTAGATTATATTGGGCATGAACATGTTTTACACAGACAAATAAGAATTACCTGCTTGTGGAATCTTTTGGATTTAGtcactcatttaatcttcccaagtTCACTTGTTAATTTTAGTGGAAGGAATATTAAACAGTCACaaactatatttaaatatatccaTCATAGTTGTTTACAGATTAAATCTGATGGCAAGAGTTGAGATCGTTGATAATTAAATTTACATCCTGACAAAATAGGCTATGAGAATCTATTAGTTCCCATACAGCAGTTCATTGGACTTTTTGCACCCACTAAGAATTCCCGGTAGGAAGAAAACCCTGGCAGTCAGGCATTTTATGTTTGACCCCCAGGCAGATTGTCTTGAATGCTCaaattctaattttgttttccttcacagCTTAAATCCAGCCACCCTCATTAATCCTCTGGGATGACTGAGGTAGCTCCATAGTCTTATATCagatttatacctttctttttattatactttaaattctatggtacatgtgctcaacatgcaggtttgtcacataggtatatatgtgccatgttgatttgcTGTTCCCATcgactcatcatttacattaggtatttctcctaatgctatccttctcccaacaccccaccccctgacaggccctggtgtgtgatgttccccgccctgtgtccaggtgtcctcattgttcaattcctacctatgagtgagaacatgcagtgtttggttttctgtccttgtgacagtttgctgagaatgatagtttccagcttcatccatgtccctgcaaaagacatgaactcatccttttttatggctgcatagtattccatggtgtatatgggccacattttcttacaGCATTATATACTGCTTGAggatatcttttcttttcttgccttcttttaccttctctttctgtccctgccttccttcctttatccttttcccattcatccatccttctcttccttctgtccttccattcttttatttacaGTATATATCACcattagaataaatgaaaatatatcaatGTCAAAGAGTATACCAATAAACTCATCgttacatgaaaatataaattgaaaatgcatttaatatctCTAACTTGCCGAACATTACAGCTTAGCCTGGCCTACCTTAAATATGCTCAGAAGACTTACATTAGCCTATGGGTGGGCAGAATCAtgtaacacaaagcctattttatattaaagtgttgaatatcctaagtaatttattgaatactgtgcTGAAAGTGCAAAatagaatggttgtatgggttcTTGAAGTAGTTTTTACTGAATGCATATTATTTCACACCatctataaatatatgtttattcagAGTCAGCTTTTACTGTAAACTAAATCCATAAGGTGAATGGACAATTTGTGTACAGAAAACATCAATTATACTTCCAAAATGatgagagagatagagagagagagagactgagagagagaaagagagagagaggagctcCCTTCTGATTTTGTGTGTGAAATAGAGTAATAGGCCTCCCATAATTAGGTCTTCAGGGCTTTACTTCTGAAGTTACATAAGTTTTATACACCTTTCATCTTGCAGGCCATTTAAAGTTATGCACAGAGGTTTAGAAGAGTCCTTAAGAGCAGAATATTTAAATCGTTTCTTAAATCCTGAGGCAGATCTTTAGGAATTTGTGGGTCTCCACAATGGGATGGTATTTCAGCATGCACTTCAGAGGCAAATTCAATTTGCCCTAGTCCTAAAATTTATTGCCAAATAcgaattttctttctatttttaaactagAGGAATCCGATGATACTTTTTCTGAACTAGAGAAATTTCATGACACTTTGTTCTAGTAATCATGTCCATAACACCATGTTTCTGTAAACATCAACTAGTCAATCAATTTCTACGACAAAATGATTACTCGCTCTTCTTGCCTCTTTGGAGATTCAGCTACTAATGAGTGGCTATGAAGACTGGCTGCAAGTAGAAAAGTAAGACAAAATTGTTGCTGTTGCAACTTATAAAGAGAGACAACCGCTGGTTTGGAGGTAAGTTATTGCAAAAACAAGAACAGTGTTTCAACTGTAAGCCAGACTTGGACTGATCGGTTAAATCAgtttgaaaatgatatttttttccCGTCATTTGAGAGTGACTTTGAATATTGGAAATGGAATTTAAGTGTCTATTCGCTGGAATGTAGTAGGAACAAAATAAAAGCCGTGAGACCAAAAGAGGGGTTATGCATGCAAAGGCAATTGAACAAAAACTGAATTTGCCCAGCCCTTATGAATTACTTTTTGTCAGTGTGCAGTTTTTTATGACATTACAAAGTACTTGGACACTGTGTCATCTACTTTAGCTAATTAAAGCTCATTACACAGTAAATAGCAGATTGTGTGTTCTTTAGTACAGAATTCATATTAAACAAATCCTTGACTGTGGTTCCCTAGTGGTAACTCAGGTCCATTTGGTTCAGTTACCCATGAACAAGGTGGACTGTGTGCTACATACTGTGCCAGAGACCCTTTATACAACAATATCATGTGAGGAGAACATTATgacaaatttggaaaattaaaaaaaagctaaataatcTCTTGGGGATCTGAAACCTATAATTTGCCAAAGGAATGCACAGTCAGAAAGAGACCATCTTAGGGAATATCCGTATGTGCTTGCATTAGCTTTGGTGACTATTttgaatatttgcttttctgtcatTAGGTCATAGtaactttccttttcctcttttatgTTAATAGGCTTGCTCAAGATGTTAAAATAGTTTCAGTCAAGAAAAACTCAGCCATGTTAAGTTTTCAAACTAGGAACTCACTGGCACCTTATTAAAATCCTATCttttatacctaatgtaaatgatgagttaaggggtgcagcacaccaacatggcacatgtacacatatgtaacaaacctgcacgttgtgcacatgtaccctagaagttaaagtataataataataataaaaaagacttcaaaaaaaaaagacaaggtttTATATCCAATAAAACTGTCAAGTATAAGAGGACACAATAAACTTACCAACACAAAAAAACCCCTATCTTTTTTATGAAATAGGTTGACTTCGATAAAAGGCGGATCTTTtggatgatttttcttttctgccacgTAATTCACTTGCATCCAAAGGGTTGGAGTGACCGTGATAAAATgtatcagaattttttaaaaatgaaaataataccatTCATTAGAACATTGTGTGCAATCTGGCTAAGTAAGCTACATATCCCTGACCTCATGGAAGGATGATAATGACTAGTTCAGGGATGTAAAAAAACTCTTAACAGAATGAAAAGTCATAAAAGACAAGCATGAAGGAAACCACTAACAATAGGAACCATTCCTGTGCTAAGTGAGTTACacacatcatttcatttaatcttatGCACAAGTACATGGTATAGATGTTGTCCATATCTTCATTCTACT is from Macaca mulatta isolate MMU2019108-1 chromosome 15, T2T-MMU8v2.0, whole genome shotgun sequence and encodes:
- the LOC712843 gene encoding olfactory receptor 13C9, giving the protein MEWENQTILVEFFLKGLSGYPRLELLFFVLIFLMYVVILLGNGTLILISILDPHLHTPMYFFLGNLSFLDICYTTTSIPSTLVSLLSERKTISLSGCAVQMFLGLSMGTTECVLLGMMAFDRYVAICNPLRYPIIMCKDAYVPMAVGSWFAGIVNSAVQTTFVVQLPFCRNNVINHFSCEILAVMKMACADISGNEFIMLVATILFTLMPLLLIIISYSLIISSILKIHSSEGRSKAFSTCSAHLTVVIIFYGTILSMYMKPKSKETFNSDYLEATDKIISMFYGVMTPMMNPLIYSLRNKDVKEAVKHLLNRRFFSK